The following are from one region of the Acidobacteriota bacterium genome:
- a CDS encoding PP2C family protein-serine/threonine phosphatase, with protein sequence MKLRGWLALITISVIGYAATFLLFPKVMPAARWNLSVDHNSAISIAKQAARDFGINDTNWENAGSGLNLADVSAEYSRRRETYLAAEPNGVGQGFFTPVDVTVKLIDFKTQRKAAVVVNSKGQLLEFETSIRQARKGTPENEQVLPEKTSDADMQLAELTVKKLWGDKILSAAKLVEASVTRQGSRFVWKTEDARMRLLAKSLVQDGKIQQVSLEQEFTSLFESEFSSQRSTLNKVLSNAEGVVIWPPIFLVAIFYFIGVALKRIQHKQALVFLAVVFVLVAAYNWLQGVTVGIDEGTQAGGNYWVVKLFSWFFFLIGMLFIAGSLYFVWAAGESLAIRIPDRRTISLELILKGRLLTKPVARSIAVGLLTGGIVIVIPLALAASGMFSRMVLDSNGLEDSLISPFPALSLALNGLQYLGFVLFAFGVPLILAYVKRPVWAKALTYLVVCLGLIGSVLVYISVPGLIVATLLISLALTITYFRGDLLAAIASLGAAQAAFGAAAMMSQPLGSLKSAAWRVVATIAGMTVVSLIGVWKLREVGKEETAIPIQLLETRDERERLKAEFGVAQRAQQQMLPDAPPQIPGLDIAAVCYPSKEVGGDLYDFLSLPDGKLGVVVADVSGKGVPASLYMTLTKGLLESVSEATSDPGEILREVNRHLYDVCRRKMFVTLFLGVIDPVTKRLTYARAGHNPTVFRRPSGETKLLRAGGIGLGLNSGKIFDQTLKVETVQLAVNDKLYFYSDGITEAMNPKNEEYGEERLMELAERLDSVGANEARDVVLNDVKQFLDSNQPQDDQTLVIIKVT encoded by the coding sequence ATGAAATTGCGAGGCTGGTTGGCATTAATTACTATTTCCGTCATTGGCTATGCGGCAACATTTCTTTTGTTTCCGAAGGTAATGCCTGCTGCTCGCTGGAACCTGAGTGTTGATCACAACTCCGCTATTTCCATTGCGAAGCAAGCCGCGCGCGATTTTGGAATCAACGATACCAATTGGGAAAACGCCGGTTCCGGATTGAACTTAGCAGATGTTTCCGCTGAATACAGCCGTCGCCGCGAAACATATCTGGCCGCAGAGCCAAATGGAGTTGGTCAGGGCTTTTTCACGCCCGTAGACGTCACGGTCAAACTAATTGATTTCAAAACCCAGCGGAAAGCCGCAGTCGTCGTCAATTCCAAAGGACAATTGCTGGAATTTGAAACCTCCATTCGCCAAGCCAGGAAAGGCACTCCGGAAAACGAACAAGTTTTGCCTGAAAAAACTTCCGATGCGGACATGCAGTTGGCTGAATTAACCGTCAAAAAGTTGTGGGGAGATAAAATTTTGAGTGCGGCGAAACTGGTCGAAGCCAGCGTAACACGCCAGGGATCGCGCTTTGTTTGGAAAACCGAAGACGCGCGAATGAGATTGTTAGCCAAGTCTTTGGTGCAAGACGGCAAGATTCAACAGGTTTCTTTAGAGCAGGAATTCACTTCACTGTTTGAATCCGAATTCAGCTCTCAGCGCAGCACGCTCAACAAGGTTTTGTCGAACGCCGAAGGGGTGGTGATTTGGCCGCCGATTTTCCTGGTGGCGATTTTTTACTTTATCGGCGTAGCGTTGAAACGAATTCAACACAAACAGGCGCTAGTTTTTCTGGCCGTCGTGTTTGTGCTGGTCGCAGCTTATAACTGGTTGCAGGGCGTGACTGTCGGCATAGACGAAGGAACGCAGGCAGGCGGCAATTATTGGGTGGTCAAGCTCTTTTCGTGGTTTTTCTTTTTAATAGGGATGCTGTTCATTGCCGGTTCGCTTTACTTTGTTTGGGCAGCCGGAGAATCTCTGGCAATTCGAATTCCCGACCGCCGAACGATCAGCCTTGAGTTGATTTTGAAAGGCAGGCTGCTGACAAAACCCGTTGCCCGCAGCATTGCAGTCGGTTTGTTGACGGGCGGGATCGTCATTGTCATTCCGCTCGCATTGGCTGCCAGTGGCATGTTCAGTCGAATGGTGCTCGACTCTAATGGTCTGGAAGACAGCCTGATTTCCCCTTTTCCCGCGCTATCGCTGGCTTTGAATGGACTCCAATACCTCGGCTTTGTGCTGTTTGCGTTCGGAGTGCCATTGATCCTGGCCTATGTGAAGCGTCCCGTTTGGGCCAAGGCGTTGACTTATCTTGTGGTTTGTTTGGGACTGATCGGGTCCGTGCTTGTTTATATCTCGGTGCCGGGATTGATTGTGGCCACTCTGCTGATTTCGCTGGCGCTGACAATCACTTATTTCCGTGGAGATTTGCTGGCGGCAATCGCCAGCCTGGGAGCGGCACAGGCTGCCTTTGGAGCGGCAGCAATGATGTCCCAGCCGCTAGGTTCATTGAAGTCGGCTGCCTGGAGAGTGGTTGCCACTATCGCAGGCATGACTGTCGTGTCACTGATTGGGGTTTGGAAGCTGCGAGAAGTCGGCAAGGAAGAAACGGCGATCCCGATACAGTTGCTGGAAACGCGTGACGAACGCGAACGATTGAAAGCCGAATTTGGCGTGGCGCAACGAGCGCAACAACAGATGTTGCCCGATGCTCCGCCGCAGATTCCCGGCCTGGATATTGCTGCCGTTTGTTACCCCTCAAAGGAAGTTGGCGGCGACCTTTATGACTTTCTTTCTTTGCCCGACGGCAAACTGGGCGTCGTTGTCGCGGACGTTTCCGGCAAAGGTGTTCCGGCTTCGTTGTACATGACCTTGACGAAAGGCTTGCTTGAATCCGTTTCTGAAGCGACCAGCGATCCGGGAGAAATTCTGCGCGAAGTGAACCGGCATTTATACGATGTTTGCCGCCGCAAAATGTTCGTCACGTTGTTTTTGGGAGTGATTGATCCTGTCACCAAGCGGTTGACGTATGCGCGAGCCGGTCATAATCCGACAGTCTTTCGCAGACCCTCCGGAGAAACCAAACTGCTGCGTGCTGGTGGGATTGGTTTGGGGCTGAACAGCGGCAAGATTTTCGACCAGACGTTGAAAGTTGAAACTGTCCAGTTGGCCGTGAATGACAAATTATATTTTTACTCCGACGGCATCACCGAAGCGATGAATCCGAAAAACGAAGAATATGGTGAAGAGCGGTTGATGGAATTGGCCGAACGGTTGGATTCAGTCGGAGCAAACGAAGCGCGCGATGTTGTGCTCAACGATGTAAAACAGTTTCTTGATTCAAACCAACCTCAGGACGATCAAACATTGGTCATCATCAAAGTCACCTGA
- a CDS encoding group 1 truncated hemoglobin produces MPAISAVVEDFAGNVLADSRINKKFARSDAARLVANLKDFVCNATGGPCQYKGLDMKEAHKHMRVTGGEFKALVEDLVKSLDKFKVGEREKRELLSALAALRGDVVRSKYDTSATGTELPKKFKPAPPLGVTKGSKAMKK; encoded by the coding sequence ATGCCGGCAATCTCAGCAGTCGTTGAAGACTTCGCCGGGAACGTGCTCGCCGACTCTCGCATCAACAAGAAGTTTGCTCGGAGCGACGCCGCGCGCTTGGTTGCCAACCTCAAGGACTTCGTCTGCAACGCGACTGGCGGGCCTTGCCAATACAAAGGGCTGGATATGAAGGAAGCTCATAAGCACATGCGTGTGACAGGCGGTGAATTCAAAGCCTTGGTCGAAGACCTGGTCAAATCTCTCGACAAATTCAAAGTTGGAGAACGAGAAAAGAGGGAATTGCTCAGTGCATTGGCCGCTTTGAGAGGCGACGTCGTCAGATCAAAATACGACACAAGTGCAACCGGAACCGAACTGCCCAAGAAATTCAAACCGGCTCCGCCGTTAGGAGTCACAAAAGGATCAAAGGCGATGAAGAAATAA
- a CDS encoding cupin domain-containing protein: MGRISAIFKADGEETNKRYSISEWWLEPHTQGPGAHSHEEDDIFFVIEGTMSFLIGDRWIDAPEGSFVLAPGGMTHDFENRSSARAGALNFSIPGDFETNMSAISDWFVENPPKDAY; the protein is encoded by the coding sequence ATGGGACGCATCAGCGCGATTTTCAAAGCCGACGGAGAAGAAACCAATAAACGCTACTCCATTTCTGAGTGGTGGTTAGAACCTCATACCCAAGGCCCCGGAGCGCATTCGCATGAAGAAGACGACATTTTCTTCGTTATCGAAGGGACAATGAGTTTTTTGATCGGAGATCGTTGGATTGATGCTCCCGAAGGTTCATTTGTTCTGGCGCCGGGAGGCATGACGCATGATTTTGAAAACCGAAGCTCGGCCCGTGCTGGCGCTTTGAACTTTTCGATTCCCGGAGATTTTGAAACCAATATGTCCGCAATCTCGGATTGGTTTGTCGAAAATCCGCCGAAAGACGCCTACTGA
- a CDS encoding AraC family transcriptional regulator: MICPMFEPEYRERINRIIKVIIRNPGGEWTTESLADIAGISAFHFHRIFRALTGETMFSFLQRRRLIYAVELIQEGDFTLTEVALECGFDSGSSLSRAFRKYLHCSPTQFRKQPCVPLLPQTRTHSLARTAAKVEICKMHSQTAIVVERKGLIDQNFNQAATDAFRLLVEEIKRVNCRSALGESIGMCPDEANLVPDAEARYQAGFLYKGELPEMNEEVRRVKIPGGKWAVSIHQGSYETLWQHWNWLYRDWLPSSGKSLRNTAPFEIYLNNKKQVPPEELRTEIRIPIQ; the protein is encoded by the coding sequence ATGATCTGCCCCATGTTCGAGCCGGAATATCGCGAACGTATCAATCGAATCATCAAAGTGATCATCAGAAACCCGGGCGGTGAGTGGACGACAGAGTCCCTGGCCGACATTGCCGGAATTTCTGCATTTCACTTTCACCGTATCTTCCGTGCGTTGACGGGCGAAACGATGTTTTCCTTTTTGCAGCGACGTCGGCTGATCTATGCGGTTGAATTGATTCAGGAAGGTGATTTCACGCTCACCGAAGTGGCTCTGGAATGCGGATTCGATTCTGGCTCCTCCTTATCGCGCGCGTTTAGAAAATATCTCCACTGTTCGCCAACACAATTTCGCAAACAACCCTGTGTTCCGCTGCTTCCACAAACGCGGACACATTCTCTTGCCAGAACCGCAGCCAAGGTGGAAATCTGTAAGATGCATTCTCAAACAGCCATCGTTGTAGAGCGCAAGGGGTTGATTGATCAAAATTTTAATCAAGCGGCGACGGATGCGTTTCGACTGTTGGTGGAAGAAATCAAACGCGTAAATTGCCGCTCCGCCCTGGGCGAATCCATCGGAATGTGTCCCGACGAGGCCAATCTCGTTCCAGATGCTGAAGCCCGTTATCAAGCAGGGTTTCTTTATAAGGGTGAATTGCCGGAAATGAATGAGGAAGTGCGCCGTGTGAAGATTCCCGGCGGCAAATGGGCTGTGTCAATTCATCAAGGTTCGTATGAAACGCTCTGGCAACACTGGAACTGGCTTTATAGAGACTGGCTTCCTTCATCGGGGAAATCTTTAAGAAACACTGCGCCGTTCGAGATTTACCTCAACAACAAAAAACAGGTTCCGCCGGAAGAATTGCGGACAGAAATCAGGATACCAATTCAATGA
- the rffA gene encoding dTDP-4-amino-4,6-dideoxygalactose transaminase encodes MNSYPPITIPFNRPSVVGNEMENLARAIANSHISGDGEFTKRCHRLLEEALGIKKALLTTSCTHALEMAALLANVRPGDEVIVPSFTFVSTINAFVLRGARPVFADIRADTLNLDENKIVSLITNHTKVILPIHYAGIGCEMDRILEISQEHRLSVIEDNAHGLFAKYKGQFLGTFGRFATQSFHETKNFSCGEGGALLINNPEDIERAEIIREKGTNRSRFFRGQVDKYSWVDIGSSYLPSDMLAAFLLAQLEARDRIQARRKEIWLTYHRELAGWAETNNVGLPTIPKHCEQSYHMFYLLIPSLTLRQELIAHLRRQGILSVFHYLPLHLSTMGRKFGGKEGDCPVTESVSDRLLRLPFYFDLSQEDQQMVISQICRFGK; translated from the coding sequence ATGAATTCATACCCTCCAATTACGATTCCCTTCAATCGCCCCAGCGTTGTGGGGAATGAGATGGAGAACCTTGCCCGCGCAATCGCCAATAGCCATATTTCCGGCGATGGAGAATTCACCAAACGATGTCATCGGTTGTTGGAAGAGGCTTTGGGAATAAAGAAAGCCTTGTTGACGACTTCGTGCACGCACGCGCTTGAAATGGCTGCGTTGCTGGCAAATGTGAGGCCAGGTGATGAAGTTATCGTTCCTTCGTTTACCTTTGTTTCAACAATCAACGCTTTTGTGCTCAGAGGCGCTCGCCCTGTTTTTGCAGACATTCGAGCCGACACCCTAAATCTTGATGAAAATAAAATTGTCAGTCTGATAACGAATCACACCAAGGTAATTCTTCCAATCCATTATGCAGGAATCGGTTGTGAGATGGATCGAATCCTGGAGATCAGCCAAGAACATAGATTGTCTGTGATTGAAGACAATGCACATGGACTGTTCGCAAAATACAAAGGCCAATTTCTTGGGACTTTTGGCAGATTTGCCACACAGAGTTTTCACGAAACCAAGAATTTCTCTTGCGGTGAAGGCGGTGCGTTGTTGATAAACAATCCTGAAGATATTGAACGAGCTGAAATCATTCGAGAGAAGGGAACGAATCGAAGCCGTTTCTTCCGCGGCCAAGTAGACAAGTATTCCTGGGTGGACATTGGTTCCAGTTATTTGCCTTCGGACATGCTGGCGGCATTTTTACTGGCCCAACTGGAAGCGCGAGATCGGATCCAGGCTCGTCGAAAAGAAATCTGGCTGACTTATCACAGAGAGTTGGCGGGTTGGGCAGAAACAAACAACGTCGGCCTGCCGACAATTCCAAAGCACTGTGAGCAAAGCTACCACATGTTTTATTTACTGATACCTTCTTTAACTCTGCGGCAGGAGTTGATCGCTCATCTTCGCCGCCAGGGAATCCTAAGTGTCTTTCATTACTTACCTCTTCACCTGTCCACAATGGGTCGCAAATTCGGCGGGAAAGAAGGCGATTGTCCCGTCACAGAATCCGTCAGCGACAGGTTGCTCCGATTACCTTTTTACTTTGATTTGAGCCAGGAAGATCAGCAGATGGTGATCAGTCAGATTTGCCGCTTCGGCAAATGA
- a CDS encoding GNAT family N-acetyltransferase, protein MDKVCQHLEWDSRFFGLRIARILSEHPDRALLDAAMRWCEEQRIDCLYFLCAPDDDQSVTQAESAGFHLVDVRLELNWKVQDIAEPPASLIRQYQETDLTELQQIAAEVYTNTRFGFDRHFDQKRVAELYRQWVTQSCHNDEQKVFVVSPGLEPTGFITCQFDSDNVGRIGLLGLKREAMGKGYGQNLIQAAQQHFIQVGAQEVRVVTQGRNIAAQRLYQSCHFRTCKLGLWYHKWF, encoded by the coding sequence ATGGATAAAGTTTGTCAGCACCTTGAATGGGACAGTCGTTTTTTTGGGCTGCGGATCGCGCGGATTCTAAGTGAGCATCCTGACAGAGCGTTACTGGACGCTGCCATGCGATGGTGCGAAGAGCAGAGAATTGATTGTTTGTACTTTCTCTGCGCGCCTGATGATGATCAAAGTGTAACTCAAGCGGAATCCGCGGGATTTCATTTGGTAGATGTTCGTCTGGAGTTGAATTGGAAGGTGCAAGATATTGCCGAACCGCCAGCAAGCTTGATTCGGCAATATCAGGAAACTGATTTGACTGAATTGCAACAGATCGCTGCGGAGGTTTACACCAACACACGCTTTGGCTTCGATCGGCACTTTGATCAAAAACGAGTCGCAGAGTTGTATCGGCAATGGGTGACTCAAAGCTGTCACAATGATGAGCAAAAAGTTTTTGTCGTTTCTCCTGGTCTTGAACCCACTGGCTTTATTACCTGCCAATTTGACTCCGATAACGTGGGCCGCATCGGCTTGCTTGGGCTGAAAAGGGAGGCGATGGGAAAAGGCTATGGACAGAACCTTATTCAAGCAGCTCAACAACACTTTATTCAAGTGGGTGCTCAGGAAGTTCGAGTTGTCACGCAAGGCCGAAACATCGCTGCTCAAAGGCTGTATCAATCCTGCCACTTTCGCACCTGCAAACTCGGATTGTGGTATCACAAGTGGTTTTAA
- a CDS encoding glycosyltransferase, producing the protein MKAIRRLYDHFRCPIVWIMADQEPMTGGCHYSFDCKGFTRECGNCPQLMRSYPNDHSRVVWQRKKDFLAEVPICFVAPTSWGRERLRQSSLFQNHRCELIPYPIDDQVFRPFDQRIARDLFHLPQEKKVIFFGATYLEDPRKGMAQLVEALNLLAQKLSSTVRDNVYLLVAGLNGKPLMEQLPFPGKYVGQLNDDVTLALAYQAADIFVCPSTEEAGPMMIPEALMCGTPVVAFNSGGAPDLIKSKTNGYLAKYADPDDLAQGIEILLEADNEQAIRDAAVSAAKEKHMPKAVTRMHSELYRSLISNG; encoded by the coding sequence GTGAAAGCGATTCGCCGCCTGTACGATCATTTTCGCTGTCCAATTGTTTGGATCATGGCTGACCAGGAGCCAATGACAGGCGGTTGTCATTACTCATTTGATTGCAAGGGATTCACGCGTGAATGCGGCAATTGCCCGCAACTCATGCGCTCGTATCCCAACGACCATTCGCGTGTTGTTTGGCAAAGAAAGAAAGATTTTCTCGCGGAAGTTCCCATTTGTTTTGTTGCGCCCACAAGCTGGGGAAGGGAGAGGCTTCGGCAAAGTTCGCTTTTTCAAAATCATCGCTGCGAATTGATTCCATACCCGATTGACGATCAGGTTTTTCGCCCGTTTGACCAGCGAATTGCTCGTGACCTATTCCATTTGCCTCAAGAAAAAAAAGTGATTTTCTTCGGAGCCACCTATCTGGAAGATCCTCGAAAAGGAATGGCTCAATTAGTGGAAGCGCTGAATCTGCTCGCACAGAAACTCTCGTCAACGGTCAGAGACAATGTTTATCTGCTTGTGGCCGGGCTGAATGGGAAGCCATTGATGGAACAACTTCCATTTCCAGGAAAATATGTTGGGCAACTGAACGATGATGTAACGCTGGCGTTGGCGTATCAGGCGGCTGATATTTTCGTTTGTCCTTCCACAGAAGAGGCCGGCCCGATGATGATTCCCGAAGCTCTGATGTGCGGGACGCCGGTAGTAGCTTTCAATTCAGGTGGTGCGCCGGACTTGATCAAATCAAAAACCAACGGCTACTTGGCCAAATATGCAGACCCGGATGACCTCGCTCAGGGAATTGAGATATTACTTGAGGCTGATAACGAGCAGGCAATTCGTGATGCAGCGGTATCGGCTGCAAAAGAAAAGCACATGCCTAAAGCGGTAACCCGGATGCACTCAGAGCTTTACCGGTCCTTGATCAGCAATGGATAA